The following proteins come from a genomic window of Erpetoichthys calabaricus chromosome 18, fErpCal1.3, whole genome shotgun sequence:
- the iscu gene encoding iron-sulfur cluster assembly enzyme ISCU: MAASMVKRCCSPLLVFKRFSSPELTALACYHKKVVDHYENPRNVGSLDKNAKNVGTGLVGAPACGDVMKLQIQVDEKGKIVDARFKTFGCGSAIASSSLATEWIKGKTVDEALKIKNTEIAKELSLPPVKLHCSMLAEDAIKAALADYRLKQDNEKTVETSS; this comes from the exons ATGGCGGCGTCGATGGTGAAGCGATGTTGCTCTCCTCTTCTTGTATTTAAGCGCTTCTCTTCTCCTGAATTGACAGCTTTAGCTTGCTATCACAAAAAG GTGGTTGACCATTATGAAAACCCAAGAAATGTTGGGTCCCTGGACAAGAATGCCAAGAATGTTGGTACTGGTTTGGTGGGTGCACCTGCCTGTGGTGACGTTATGAAGTTGCAG ATTCAGGTggatgaaaaaggaaaaatagttgATGCCAGATTTAAGACATTTGGTTGTGGGTCAGCTATTGCATCCAGTTCCCTGGCAACGGAGTGGATTAAAGGAAAGACG GTTGATGAAGCTTTAAAGATTAAGAACACTGAAATTGCTAAAGAACTTAGTCTTCCTCCTGTCAAGCTACATTGCTCAA tgcTTGCAGAAGATGCAATAAAAGCAGCTTTGGCTGACTACAGACTAAAGCAAGATAATGAAAAAACCGTAGAAACAAGTAGCTGA